From a region of the Lepidochelys kempii isolate rLepKem1 chromosome 26, rLepKem1.hap2, whole genome shotgun sequence genome:
- the LOC140903669 gene encoding antimicrobial peptide NK-lysin-like, protein MTAVLLFVSLLAGAAALALPGEPPECLQGPEFWCQDMATAAQCSQLQFCLEYDWDELPEGADERQPLVKCWVCGKVIGKLKSMVSNTHNKSSVGTAIKKICSTFVLGWAGKCHRVVDRYVQPIEDGLAQDLEPRDICVSIGMCESPGHPGWQVPGLQRAPAAESLVDASGP, encoded by the exons ATGACCGCAGTCCTTCTGTTCGTCTCCCTGCTTGCAGGGGCAGCTg ccctggccctgccaGGGGAACCCCCCGAGTGCCTGCAAGGCCCTGAGTTTTGGTGCCAGGACATGGCCACAGCAGCCCAGTGCAGCCAGCTGCAGTTTTGCCTGGAGTACGACTGGGACGAGCTGCCCGAG GGCGCTGACGAGCGGCAACCCCTGGTGAAGTGCTGGGTGTGCGGAAAGGTCATCGGCAAGCTGAAGAGCATGGTATCCAACACGCACAACAAG AGCAGCGTGGGAACGGCCATAAAGAAGATCTGCTCCACCTTCGTCCTCGGCTGGGCAGGCAAGTGCCACCGGGTGGTGGATCGGTACGTGCAGCCCATCGAGGACGGGCTGGCCCAGGACCTGGAGCCCCGCGACATCTGCGTCTCCATCGGCATGTGTGAGAGCCCGGGCCACCCAG GGTGGCAGGTTCCTGGCCTGCAGCGGGCCCCGGCTGCAGAGAGCCTGGTGGATGCCTCGGGACCGTGA
- the LOC140903687 gene encoding antimicrobial peptide NK-lysin-like yields the protein MTAVLLFVSLLAGAAALALPGEPPECLQGPEFWCQDMATAAQCSQLQFCLEYDWDELPKGADERQPLVKCWVCGKVIGKLKSMVSNTHNKSSVGTAIKKICSTFVLGWAGKCHRVVDRYVQPIEDGLAQDLEPRDICVSIGMCESPGHPGWQVPGLQRAPAADSLVDASGP from the exons ATGACCGCAGTCCTTCTGTTCGTCTCCCTGCTTGCAGGGGCAGCTg ccctggccctgccaGGGGAACCCCCCGAGTGCCTGCAAGGCCCTGAGTTTTGGTGCCAGGACATGGCCACAGCAGCCCAGTGCAGCCAGCTGCAGTTTTGCCTGGAGTACGACTGGGACGAGCTGCCCAAG GGCGCTGACGAGCGGCAACCCCTGGTGAAGTGCTGGGTGTGCGGAAAGGTCATCGGCAAGCTGAAGAGCATGGTATCCAACACGCACAACAAG AGCAGCGTGGGAACGGCCATAAAGAAGATCTGCTCCACCTTCGTCCTCGGCTGGGCAGGCAAGTGCCACCGGGTGGTGGATCGGTACGTGCAGCCCATCGAGGACGGGCTGGCCCAGGACCTGGAGCCCCGCGACATCTGCGTCTCCATCGGCATGTGTGAGAGCCCGGGCCACCCAG GGTGGCAGGTTCCTGGCCTGCAGCGGGCCCCGGCTGCAGATAGCCTGGTGGATGCCTCGGGACCGTGA